Proteins from a genomic interval of Campylobacter concisus:
- the trpD gene encoding anthranilate phosphoribosyltransferase has product MILLIDNYDSFVFNVEQYVKELTDEEVRCVRNDKITLDEIKKLNPSKIILSPGPKHPKDSGVCLEILKADLGVPVLGICLGHQAIGLSFGAKIKRLDDPLHGKTSFIDVKNKEPLFAGLPERFEVMRYHSLYVDELPASLSADAVSDDGVVMALSVKDKPIFGIQFHPESYFTQYGKKIVENFVSYKAKDEAKEPKIRSLKPYLIKLQESIPLDDSDFEQICEIIASKEYEIVQLSALLVLISEKSLYPKSLAALAKNILKYSQTYRDDTPMIDLCGTGGDGFKTINISTTVAFILASLGVKVAKHGNKAVSSKSGSSDVLEILGVKSEKSLAKQRENLASKNLAFFHAPFFHPLVGEVREVRQRLGIRTVFNVLGPLLNPNLNLTNQLVGVYHKPVLKLYAQTLKILGRKHALVVRGDDGLDEITLCSETSVVELKNGEIFEYSITPEQFGFKRALHSDIEGGTPEENAKTLIRTLKGEEQGAKFDIVVFNAMFALYAADGAKSPDEAKKMVLEAINSGKAYKFYEEFIKAQV; this is encoded by the coding sequence TTGATTTTACTCATAGATAATTACGATAGTTTTGTTTTTAATGTTGAGCAATATGTAAAAGAGCTTACAGATGAAGAGGTTAGATGTGTTAGAAATGACAAGATCACGCTTGACGAGATCAAAAAACTAAACCCAAGCAAGATAATCTTAAGTCCAGGGCCAAAGCACCCAAAAGATAGTGGAGTTTGTTTGGAAATTTTAAAGGCTGATCTTGGCGTTCCAGTGCTTGGAATTTGCCTTGGACACCAAGCTATAGGTCTTAGTTTTGGCGCAAAGATAAAAAGACTAGATGACCCACTACACGGCAAAACCTCGTTTATTGACGTGAAAAACAAAGAGCCACTTTTTGCTGGGCTACCTGAGCGCTTTGAGGTTATGCGCTACCACTCACTTTATGTCGATGAGCTCCCAGCTAGCTTAAGTGCTGATGCGGTGAGCGACGATGGCGTAGTAATGGCACTTAGCGTTAAAGATAAGCCGATCTTTGGCATCCAGTTTCACCCAGAGAGCTACTTTACGCAATACGGCAAAAAGATAGTTGAAAATTTTGTAAGTTACAAAGCAAAAGATGAGGCTAAAGAGCCAAAAATTCGCTCGCTTAAGCCATATCTTATCAAGCTTCAAGAGAGCATCCCGCTTGATGATAGCGACTTTGAGCAAATTTGCGAGATAATAGCCAGCAAAGAGTACGAGATCGTGCAGCTCTCAGCTCTTTTGGTGCTTATTAGCGAAAAGAGCCTCTATCCAAAAAGCCTCGCTGCACTTGCAAAAAATATCCTAAAATACTCGCAAACTTACCGCGATGATACGCCTATGATCGATCTTTGTGGCACTGGCGGCGATGGCTTTAAGACGATAAATATCTCAACTACTGTGGCATTTATCCTCGCAAGTCTTGGCGTAAAGGTCGCAAAACACGGCAATAAGGCAGTTTCAAGCAAGTCAGGCAGCTCTGATGTGCTTGAAATTTTAGGTGTAAAAAGTGAAAAATCACTGGCAAAACAGCGAGAAAATTTAGCTAGTAAAAATTTAGCCTTTTTCCACGCGCCATTTTTCCATCCGTTAGTTGGCGAGGTGAGAGAAGTGCGTCAAAGACTTGGCATAAGAACCGTATTTAACGTGCTTGGACCGCTTTTAAATCCAAATTTAAACCTTACAAACCAGCTAGTTGGCGTCTATCATAAACCTGTCTTAAAACTCTACGCCCAGACGCTTAAGATCCTTGGCAGAAAGCACGCTCTAGTCGTTCGAGGTGATGACGGACTTGATGAGATCACGCTTTGTAGTGAAACAAGCGTTGTGGAGCTAAAAAATGGTGAAATTTTTGAGTATAGCATCACGCCAGAGCAATTTGGCTTTAAAAGAGCGCTTCATAGCGATATCGAGGGCGGCACACCTGAAGAAAATGCCAAAACCTTGATCCGCACGCTAAAAGGCGAGGAGCAGGGGGCGAAATTTGACATCGTGGTCTTTAATGCGATGTTTGCACTCTACGCGGCTGATGGCGCAAAGAGCCCAGACGAGGCCAAAAAAATGGTGCTTGAGGCGATAAATTCTGGCAAGGCGTATAAATTTTATGAAGAGTTTATAAAGGCACAAGTGTAA
- the recR gene encoding recombination mediator RecR, translated as MKRGLEKFNELTESFAKLPGVGKKSAARFAYFVCMQDSFAGLRLAQNIEDAVRFIKRCERCGGLSENEICDICSDESRDSEVILLVESPKDILVFEQNGIYNGLYFVLDEIDEDAIERLRNAIMQNGSKEVVFAFTPGLNSDALMLYVEDKLGMSEISFSKIAQGVPTGVNLENVDMLSLLKAYESRTKA; from the coding sequence ATGAAAAGGGGCTTAGAAAAATTTAACGAGCTAACTGAGTCTTTTGCCAAGCTCCCTGGTGTTGGTAAAAAATCAGCCGCAAGGTTTGCCTATTTTGTCTGCATGCAAGATAGCTTTGCAGGGCTAAGACTCGCTCAAAATATCGAAGATGCGGTGAGGTTTATCAAACGTTGTGAGCGTTGCGGTGGGCTAAGTGAAAATGAAATTTGTGATATTTGCAGCGACGAGAGCAGAGACAGTGAGGTCATCTTGCTGGTTGAGAGCCCAAAAGATATCTTAGTCTTTGAGCAAAATGGCATTTATAATGGCCTTTACTTCGTGCTTGACGAGATCGACGAGGATGCCATAGAGAGGCTGCGAAATGCTATCATGCAAAATGGCTCAAAAGAGGTTGTCTTTGCCTTTACACCAGGGCTAAATTCAGACGCACTCATGCTTTACGTCGAGGATAAGCTTGGCATGAGTGAAATTTCATTTAGCAAGATTGCTCAAGGCGTGCCAACTGGTGTAAATTTAGAAAACGTCGACATGCTTTCACTTTTAAAAGCCTACGAAAGCCGCACAAAAGCCTAA
- a CDS encoding ArsS family sensor histidine kinase — protein MKYSITTKITIIFAIAFSLMCLLFVTFANIQQESALEKLKDRQISAMNYLVALYERGNPPRDLEHYFKNFYLEYVGNKNLATSIATNGTVVFTQHTPLGVVQSVNYKGDLYLLIKNPSFQLLLESNDARHVNDPLWVAFLIVSALLISLYVSVLRSLSPLRRLSKDIRKFASGNMEMAMTARLNENEQDEIGQVAVEFDNAVCKIRELIRSRQLFLRAIMHELKTPIGKGRIVSEMVANETQKMRLINVFERLEMLINEFSKVEQLLSKSYALNYQECHFSLILEQVQDMLMLDKFEERVSCDIKDDVILRVDFQLFSLAIKNLIDNALKYAEDKKAILICDSEFIAVKNLGKKLNHPIDYYKQAFVRGDKVSAGSGMGLGLYIIEQICQMQKFELVYDYEDGYHVFKILLKAKAKRA, from the coding sequence ATGAAATATTCCATAACTACGAAGATAACTATTATCTTTGCCATAGCTTTCTCGCTGATGTGCTTGCTCTTTGTAACTTTTGCAAACATTCAGCAAGAGAGCGCTTTAGAAAAACTAAAGGATAGACAAATAAGTGCGATGAACTACCTTGTCGCACTCTATGAACGCGGAAATCCCCCAAGAGATTTAGAGCATTATTTTAAAAATTTTTACTTAGAGTATGTTGGAAATAAAAATTTAGCCACTTCAATAGCCACAAATGGAACCGTTGTTTTTACGCAGCACACACCTCTTGGAGTGGTGCAATCAGTTAATTACAAAGGCGATTTGTATTTGCTTATTAAAAATCCATCTTTCCAGCTACTTCTTGAAAGTAATGATGCAAGACACGTAAATGATCCGCTTTGGGTCGCATTTTTGATAGTTTCAGCCCTTCTCATCTCACTTTATGTTTCTGTTCTTAGAAGTCTTTCGCCACTTAGAAGGCTTAGTAAAGATATCAGAAAATTTGCCAGTGGAAATATGGAAATGGCGATGACGGCTAGGCTAAATGAAAACGAGCAAGATGAGATCGGACAGGTTGCTGTTGAGTTTGATAACGCCGTTTGCAAGATCAGAGAGCTCATCCGCTCAAGGCAGCTATTTTTGCGCGCGATCATGCATGAGCTAAAGACTCCTATTGGTAAGGGTAGGATCGTCTCTGAAATGGTCGCAAATGAGACCCAAAAGATGAGGCTCATCAATGTGTTTGAGCGCCTTGAGATGCTGATAAATGAATTTAGCAAGGTCGAGCAGCTCCTTTCTAAAAGCTACGCACTAAACTACCAAGAGTGCCATTTTTCGCTCATTTTAGAGCAAGTGCAAGATATGCTCATGCTTGATAAATTTGAAGAGCGAGTGAGCTGCGATATCAAAGACGACGTGATATTGAGAGTGGATTTTCAGCTTTTTAGCTTAGCGATTAAAAATTTGATAGACAATGCCCTAAAATACGCAGAGGATAAAAAGGCTATTTTGATCTGCGATAGCGAATTTATTGCGGTTAAAAATTTAGGCAAAAAGCTAAATCATCCGATTGATTACTACAAACAAGCCTTTGTTAGAGGCGATAAGGTAAGTGCAGGAAGTGGTATGGGGCTTGGACTTTATATCATCGAGCAAATTTGTCAGATGCAAAAATTTGAGCTAGTTTATGACTATGAAGACGGCTATCACGTCTTTAAAATTTTACTTAAAGCAAAGGCAAAACGCGCATGA
- the trpB gene encoding tryptophan synthase subunit beta produces the protein MNSKAYFGKFGGQFVPETVMFALDELENAYENIAKTKEFKDELDDLLKNYVGRPSPLFFAKRLSEHYGHEIYLKREDLNHTGAHKINNALAQALLAKKMGKKKILAETGAGQHGVATATAAALLGLECDVYMGATDVTRQQLNAFRMQLLGAKVVSVEDGLKTLKEATTAAIQAWVNEIESAFYVIGSAVGPHPYPKIVRDFQSIIGTEAKAQLADYGKKADYVIACVGGGSNAIGIFSAFLDDESVNLVGIEAGGLGIETPYHAATLSKGKTGIIHGMKTTVLQDEYGMISPVHSISAGLDYPGIGPEHAHLNDIKRVRYEAVTDDECINALYFLSKMEGIIPAIESAHAVAYLEKLCPKLDKKSVIVVNISGRGDKDINTVIGYEKGKIYG, from the coding sequence ATGAATAGTAAGGCGTATTTTGGAAAATTTGGCGGGCAGTTCGTGCCTGAGACGGTGATGTTTGCCCTTGATGAGCTAGAAAATGCTTATGAGAACATCGCAAAGACAAAAGAGTTTAAAGATGAGCTTGATGATCTTTTGAAAAACTACGTTGGCAGGCCTAGTCCGCTCTTTTTTGCAAAGCGCCTAAGCGAGCACTACGGACATGAAATTTACCTAAAAAGAGAGGATCTAAACCACACTGGTGCGCACAAGATAAATAACGCCCTAGCTCAAGCACTGCTTGCTAAAAAAATGGGTAAAAAGAAAATTTTAGCTGAGACTGGAGCTGGTCAGCACGGTGTGGCAACAGCGACTGCAGCAGCACTTTTGGGCTTAGAGTGTGACGTATATATGGGCGCAACAGACGTGACTAGACAGCAGCTAAATGCCTTTCGCATGCAACTTCTTGGCGCAAAAGTGGTGAGCGTAGAAGACGGCTTAAAAACGCTAAAAGAGGCGACTACGGCGGCTATTCAAGCGTGGGTAAATGAGATAGAGAGCGCATTTTACGTCATTGGCTCAGCCGTTGGCCCGCACCCATACCCAAAGATCGTGCGTGACTTCCAAAGCATCATCGGCACAGAGGCCAAAGCTCAGCTTGCAGACTACGGCAAAAAGGCCGACTACGTCATAGCTTGCGTTGGTGGAGGCAGTAATGCTATTGGCATTTTTAGTGCGTTTTTGGACGATGAGAGCGTAAATTTAGTAGGCATAGAGGCTGGCGGCCTTGGCATAGAGACGCCTTATCACGCAGCTACGCTTAGCAAAGGCAAAACCGGCATCATTCACGGCATGAAAACGACCGTGTTGCAAGATGAGTACGGCATGATCTCGCCAGTGCATAGCATCTCAGCGGGTCTTGACTACCCAGGTATCGGCCCAGAGCACGCTCACCTAAACGACATCAAAAGGGTAAGATATGAAGCTGTGACCGACGATGAGTGCATAAATGCCTTGTATTTTCTAAGCAAGATGGAGGGCATCATCCCAGCTATCGAGAGCGCGCATGCGGTGGCGTATCTGGAGAAGCTTTGCCCAAAACTAGATAAAAAAAGCGTCATCGTCGTAAATATCTCAGGTAGGGGCGATAAAGACATAAACACAGTTATCGGCTACGAAAAAGGAAAAATTTATGGATAA
- a CDS encoding phosphoribosylanthranilate isomerase, whose protein sequence is MALVKICGIKTLDEASAVCALDVDFIGLIFAKSKRRVDLNLARQIAKFAHSKGKKVVGVFAEQSDCEIMEICQFAGLDVAQVHGVVSENLGANLKDMGLEIWQVFSVKDSLPEVDFKHFDMALFDCKGENAGGNGTSFEWEILKEVKFKFGMAGGIGEHNIKEALKFRPYLVDINSKVEDENGIKDAQKIERILKIIGEVEDE, encoded by the coding sequence ATGGCACTAGTTAAAATTTGTGGCATCAAAACGCTAGATGAGGCAAGTGCGGTTTGCGCTTTGGATGTTGATTTTATCGGATTAATATTTGCTAAAAGCAAAAGAAGAGTTGATCTAAATTTAGCTAGGCAGATAGCGAAATTTGCTCACAGCAAAGGCAAAAAAGTAGTTGGCGTTTTTGCGGAGCAAAGTGATTGTGAGATAATGGAAATTTGCCAGTTTGCTGGTCTTGACGTGGCTCAGGTACATGGAGTGGTGAGTGAAAATTTAGGTGCAAATTTAAAAGATATGGGGCTTGAGATTTGGCAAGTTTTTAGCGTGAAAGATAGCTTGCCAGAGGTTGATTTTAAGCATTTTGACATGGCGCTTTTTGACTGCAAGGGCGAAAATGCCGGCGGAAACGGCACTAGCTTTGAGTGGGAAATTTTAAAAGAGGTTAAATTTAAATTTGGCATGGCTGGGGGCATAGGCGAGCACAACATCAAAGAGGCGCTGAAATTTAGGCCATATCTAGTTGATATCAACTCAAAAGTCGAGGACGAAAACGGCATAAAAGATGCGCAAAAGATAGAGAGAATTTTAAAGATCATAGGTGAGGTAGAAGATGAATAG
- a CDS encoding response regulator transcription factor produces MVNVLMIEDDPEFAQILSEYLDSFNIKVTNFEDPYLGLSAGIKNYDLLILDLTLPGIDGLEVCKEIRQKYDIPIIISSARSDISDKVVGLQLGADDYLPKPYDPKEMYARITSLIRRYKKTNEVQEEVVDSAFRIDDKRHEIYFNNEPLALTPAEYEILTYLIKQHSFSVSREQLVYNCKSLKDKDSKSLDVIIGRLRSKIGDSSKAPKHIFSVRGIGYKLIG; encoded by the coding sequence ATGGTTAATGTTTTAATGATAGAAGACGATCCAGAATTTGCACAAATTTTATCTGAATATCTTGATAGTTTTAATATAAAAGTTACGAATTTTGAAGACCCATATTTAGGACTTAGTGCTGGGATAAAAAACTATGATTTGTTAATACTTGATCTTACTTTGCCGGGCATTGATGGGCTTGAGGTTTGTAAAGAAATTCGCCAAAAATACGACATTCCTATTATCATAAGCTCGGCACGTAGTGACATCAGTGACAAGGTCGTTGGACTTCAGCTTGGTGCTGATGATTATTTGCCAAAACCATACGATCCAAAAGAGATGTATGCTCGTATCACAAGTCTTATAAGAAGATATAAAAAGACAAATGAAGTACAAGAAGAGGTCGTTGATAGCGCATTTAGGATTGATGATAAGCGTCACGAAATTTACTTTAACAATGAGCCGTTAGCGCTTACTCCAGCTGAGTATGAAATTTTAACTTATCTCATTAAGCAACACAGTTTTTCGGTTTCACGCGAACAGCTAGTTTATAACTGTAAAAGCCTAAAAGATAAAGACTCAAAGAGCTTAGATGTTATTATCGGACGCCTTAGATCAAAAATCGGTGATAGCTCAAAAGCGCCAAAACATATATTTTCTGTAAGAGGCATAGGATATAAGCTTATCGGATGA
- the dnaJ gene encoding molecular chaperone DnaJ, whose protein sequence is MEFDYYEILEISRNASGDEIKKAFRRLALKYHPDRNSGDKEAELKFKQINEAYQVLSDEQKRSIYDRYGKEGLEGRFGSGGGFSADFDLSDIFDSFFGGGFASSSRQRKRYSEKYSADLEIPINLEFNEAIFGCEKEIKFDQKVPCPTCNATGSKDGKSKTCQHCGGSGRITRGNGFMNIVQECPYCHGSGEVISEPCPDCNAKAYKIQQQTVKITIPEGVDSGMRMRVAGKGNIGTNGVQGDLYVGINVKEDKHFIRHNDDVYLEIPVFFTQAILGESIKIPTLRGETELKLPVGAKDKQQFIFENEGIKSVNSRKKGRLVAQISIQTPEKLSDEQKELLNKLQASFGIESGKSNTDESVFDKIKSWFKGDEPKKKKKK, encoded by the coding sequence GTGGAATTTGACTATTACGAAATCCTTGAAATTTCAAGAAATGCAAGCGGAGATGAGATCAAAAAAGCCTTTAGAAGACTTGCTTTAAAATATCACCCAGATAGAAATTCTGGTGACAAAGAGGCTGAACTAAAATTTAAACAGATAAATGAAGCTTATCAAGTTTTAAGCGACGAGCAAAAACGCTCTATCTACGACAGATACGGCAAAGAAGGCCTTGAGGGTCGATTTGGCAGCGGTGGCGGATTTAGTGCCGATTTTGATCTTTCAGATATTTTTGACTCATTTTTTGGTGGCGGTTTTGCGAGTAGTTCTAGGCAGAGAAAAAGATACTCCGAAAAATACTCAGCCGATCTTGAAATTCCTATAAATTTGGAGTTTAACGAAGCTATTTTTGGTTGTGAAAAAGAGATAAAATTTGATCAAAAAGTACCTTGCCCGACATGCAATGCAACCGGCAGTAAAGATGGCAAGAGCAAGACTTGCCAGCACTGTGGCGGAAGTGGTAGGATAACACGCGGAAATGGCTTTATGAATATCGTCCAAGAGTGTCCATATTGCCACGGAAGTGGTGAAGTAATAAGTGAACCATGCCCTGATTGTAACGCAAAAGCTTATAAAATCCAGCAACAAACTGTAAAGATTACCATCCCTGAAGGTGTTGATAGCGGCATGAGAATGAGAGTAGCTGGCAAAGGCAATATCGGTACAAACGGCGTTCAAGGCGATCTTTATGTAGGCATAAACGTAAAAGAAGACAAGCATTTTATTCGTCACAACGACGATGTTTATCTAGAAATTCCTGTCTTTTTCACACAAGCTATACTTGGCGAAAGCATAAAAATTCCAACGCTTCGAGGAGAAACTGAGCTAAAACTACCTGTTGGAGCAAAGGATAAGCAGCAATTTATCTTTGAAAATGAAGGTATAAAAAGCGTAAATTCGCGTAAAAAAGGTAGGCTCGTAGCGCAAATTTCTATTCAAACGCCTGAAAAACTAAGCGATGAGCAAAAAGAGCTTTTAAATAAGCTTCAAGCTAGCTTTGGCATAGAATCAGGTAAATCAAATACCGACGAAAGCGTCTTTGATAAGATAAAAAGCTGGTTTAAAGGCGATGAGCCAAAGAAGAAAAAGAAAAAATAA